Below is a genomic region from Candidatus Diapherotrites archaeon.
CGCAAGCAAAAGGCTTTTGTTTGAAAGCAGGGGCATTTCGGCGAAGGTTTTGTTTTCGCTCCTGCAATTGAACACGAAGAACAGTTCGAAGAGCACGAAGATTGTGAATGCGATTGTGCGCGCCTTTTCAATGCCCTGCGGCAGGTAGTATGCGAAGCCTGCAAGCACCGCAACCGCCATCAGTATTGCGGCAACAGCTATTGTGGGTTTCATTTTGTGCAGAATGTCTTCTTTCGGGCCGCGCGGCTTTTTTTTCATTTCGTCCTCATGAAGGGGCTCGTTGCCCAGGGCCAGCGCCGGAAATCCGTCCGTGACAAGGTTTATCCACAGCAAATGGATTGGCAGCACGGGAATCGGGAACGATTTCACGAAAAAGCCCGCGATTGTGGCAACGCCCACAACAAGCACTTCGCCGGCGTTTGCAGCGAGAAGGTAGCGCACGAAATTTTTGATGTTTGAATAAATTTTCCTTCCTTCCTCTATTGCCTTGACTATTGTCGAGAAGTTGTCGTCGAGCATGACCATGTCGCTCGCTTCCTTTGCGACATGCGTTCCGGTTATGCCCATTGAAATGCCTATGTCCGCCTTTTTGAGCGCGGGCGCGTCGTTGACTCCGTCGCCGGTCATTGCCACGACATGGCCGTTCGCCTTGAGCGCGTCGACTATCCTCAGCTTGTGCTCGGGCGATACCCTTGCAAAGACCGCTATCCTGCCGATTTTTTCCCTGAGCTCCCTGTCGGACATTTTTTCAAGCTCGTCGCCGCTCAAAGCGATTTTGCCTTCCGCCATTATGCCTAATTCCCTTGCAATCGCAACCGCTGTAAGCTTGTGGTCGCCCGTAACCATCTTGACGTCGATGCCCGCGCTCCTGCATTCCGCAATCGCTTCCCTTGCCTCCTGCCGCGGTATGTCAATCATTCCGGTTATGCCCAAAAGCGTCATGCCCTTTTCCGTTTCCTTGACTGAAACCTTTTCCTTCGCGTCAAGCCGCCTGTAGGCGAAGGCAAGCACTCTCATTCCATCGGCCGCAAACTCGTCGTTTTTTTCCTCAAGCTCGCGGAAAAGCTTTTTGTCAGGGCTTTCCTTTCCTCCGGAAAGAACCTTTTCCGAAACCGAGAGCACGGACTCGAAGCTGCCTTTCATGAACGCAATCCTTCCGCCTTTGTGCCTGAACACCGATGTCATGCGTTTCCTGTTCGAATCGAACGCAAGCTCGGTTTCAAAAGAGAATTCCGTCAAAGCGTCTTTCTCCACGCCCGCCTTCCTGCCCATCAGCAGCAATGCTATTTCTGTCGGGTCGCCGATGTTCCCGTTACCGCGCCCGGCGCTTGCATTGTTGCACAGCACCGCGCCATTCAGCAGCAATCTGAGCCCTTCGCCGAACTCTTCTTTTCCGATTTCACCGCCGCCTGAAAGGAAGCTCTCGCCTTTGGGTTCGGCAAGCACTTCGATTGTTTCCCTGTCCGCGAAAACCGTTCTCACGTTCAGCTCGTTTTTCGTCAGCGTTCCGGTCTTGTCCGAGCAGATCACTGTCGTCGAGCCGAGCGTTTCAACCGCGACGATTTTTCTGACAAGCGCGTTCCTTGCAGCCATTGCCTTCATGCCGAATGCAAGCGAAATTGTCACGACCGCGGGCAGGCCTTCAGGCACGGCCGCAACCGCCAGCGCTATCGCAGTCAGAAACGATTCCGCGCCGAATGTTCCGATTGCAAAAT
It encodes:
- a CDS encoding cation-translocating P-type ATPase — protein: MVCMAHTNSEWHSLSAKETLERLSVSSAGLDAGEAEKRLQKSGLNELPAKKKINPLKILFGQFSNFLVLMLIFAAIVSFFIGEQFDAIVILAIVVLNAALGFVQEFKAEKAMEALQKLAAVKAVVVRDGKEQEIDAKLLVPGDIVIVREGEKIPADCRVLMSVNLQTDESSLTGESTPVQKTDEKAAQGAAVADRKNMLFMNTVATYGRGSAIVVATGQATEFGKIALLIQEIEAEKTPLTKKLDGLAEFLGKSVIAIIVALLAIDFAIGTFGAESFLTAIALAVAAVPEGLPAVVTISLAFGMKAMAARNALVRKIVAVETLGSTTVICSDKTGTLTKNELNVRTVFADRETIEVLAEPKGESFLSGGGEIGKEEFGEGLRLLLNGAVLCNNASAGRGNGNIGDPTEIALLLMGRKAGVEKDALTEFSFETELAFDSNRKRMTSVFRHKGGRIAFMKGSFESVLSVSEKVLSGGKESPDKKLFRELEEKNDEFAADGMRVLAFAYRRLDAKEKVSVKETEKGMTLLGITGMIDIPRQEAREAIAECRSAGIDVKMVTGDHKLTAVAIARELGIMAEGKIALSGDELEKMSDRELREKIGRIAVFARVSPEHKLRIVDALKANGHVVAMTGDGVNDAPALKKADIGISMGITGTHVAKEASDMVMLDDNFSTIVKAIEEGRKIYSNIKNFVRYLLAANAGEVLVVGVATIAGFFVKSFPIPVLPIHLLWINLVTDGFPALALGNEPLHEDEMKKKPRGPKEDILHKMKPTIAVAAILMAVAVLAGFAYYLPQGIEKARTIAFTIFVLFELFFVFNCRSENKTFAEMPLLSNKSLLLAVAVSFALQLAVIYTPLSAFFRTTPLGLADWAIVITLSALGLLVPYIARLFAGKA